One region of Citrus sinensis cultivar Valencia sweet orange chromosome 6, DVS_A1.0, whole genome shotgun sequence genomic DNA includes:
- the LOC102615992 gene encoding uncharacterized protein LOC102615992, translating into MEGLIPFVYRAIMQYKNGNQVGFGSWYGESPSASYMRLPGDSGRFQTSDLFQHDYGSMSVAPNSATSTKIILSTGVQSPVCRLTTRRVAT; encoded by the coding sequence atggaGGGCCTTATTCCTTTTGTTTATAGAgcaataatgcaatacaaaaATGGAAACCAGGTGGGTTTCGGCTCATGGTATGGTGAGTCACCTTCAGCTTCTTACATGAGACTCCCTGGAGATTCTGGTCGGTTTCAGACATCTGATTTGTTTCAACATGATTATGGCTCCATGTCCGTGGCTCCAAATTCTGCAACTTCTACAAAGATTATTCTATCAACTGGGGTTCAATCTCCTGTTTGTCGTTTGACGACTCGTCGAGTTGCTACATga